In Scatophagus argus isolate fScaArg1 chromosome 14, fScaArg1.pri, whole genome shotgun sequence, the following proteins share a genomic window:
- the LOC124070340 gene encoding transmembrane 4 L6 family member 5-like gives MCTGKCSRCISVTLYPLVLLSIVCNIVLFFPGWDVKYAKGGHITEEVRYMGGLVGGGLVVLVSALYISLTGKRGCCANRCGMFLSVVFAAMGVAGALYSFTVALLGTVNGPLCKDNGTWITPFKNSNSSYLSDSKLWAACKEPKNVVQFNIGLFMTLMAASCLQVLLCAAQMINGLCGCLCGTCNSKEEP, from the exons aTGTGTACTGGAAAATGTTCCCGTTGCATTTCTGTTACTCTGTACCCATTAGTGCTCCTCTCCATCGTCTGTAACATAGTGTTGTTCTTTCCCGGCTGGGATGTCAAGTATGCCAAAGGCGGGCACATTACTGAGGAGGTGAGGTACATGGGGGGACTCGTCGGAGGGGGTTTAGTG GTGTTGGTCTCAGCGCTTTACATCAGCTTGACTGGAAAAAGGGGATGCTGTGCGAATCGCTGTGGG ATGTTCTTATCAGTTGTGTTTGCTGCCATGGGAGTGGCCGGTGCCCTGTACAGTTTCACTGTGGCCCTGCTCGGTACTGTTAATGGGCCCCTCTGCAAAGACAATGGGACATGGATTACACCTTTCAAAAACAG CAATTCGAGCTACCTGTCTGACTCCAAGTTGTGGGCAGCCTGCAAAGAGCCTAAGAACGTGGTCCAGTTCAACATTGGACTGTTCATGACTCTGATGGCAGCCAGCTGTCTGCAggtgctgctctgtgctgctcagaTGATCAATGGCCTCTGTGGCTGCCTGTGTGGGACCTGCAACAGCAAAGAG GAGCCATAG
- the slc25a15b gene encoding solute carrier family 25 member 15b — MAPHPVVQAIIDLSAGAIGGAACVFSGQPLDTAKVKMQTFPLLYRGFIHCVVSTYRQVGLRGLYQGTTPALMANIAENSVLFMSYGFCQQVIRFAAGLHSEAVLSDVQKACAGSVASIFSSLVLCPTELVKCRLQAMYEMETSGRIAKSQNTVWSVVKSIMRNEGPQGFFQGLTTTIAREVPGYFCFFGAYELCRTTFADYMKCDKDDIGVAPIVFSGGFGGACLWLMVYPMDCVKSRIQVMSMMGKQAGFFRTFMNIAQTEGVRALYSGLTPTMVRTFPANGALFLGYEASRKLMMKQFD; from the exons ATGGCCCCCCACCCAGTGGTCCAGGCCATCATCGACCTCTCTGCAGGAGCCATAG GGGGAGCTGCATGTGTCTTCAGTGGGCAGCCTCTGGACACAGCAAAGGTCAAGATGCAGACCTTTCCCTTGCTGTACCGGGGTTTCATCCACTGTGTGGTGTCCACCTACAGACAAGTGGGTCTGCGTGGTCTGTACCAGGGCACCACGCCGGCACTGATGGCCAACATTGCTGAGAACTCTGTGCTCTTCATGAGCTACGGCTTCTGCCAGCAGGTCATCCGCTTTGCGGCTGGActgcacagtgaagctgtgctaag TGACGTGCAGAAAGCCTGTGCTGGCTCAGTAGCGTCGATCTTCTCCTCGCTAGTTCTCTGCCCCACTGAGCTTGTCAAGTGTCGGCTGCAAGCCATGTATGAGATGGAAACGTCAGGAAGGATAGCGAAGAGCCAGAA CACAGTGTGGTCGGTGGTGAAATCCATCATGAGGAATGAGGGACCGCAGGGCTTCTTCCAGGGCCTGACCACCACCATAGCCAGAGAAGTCCCTGGTTATTTCTGCTTCTTCGGTGCCTACGAGCTCTGCCGCACCACCTTTGCGGACTAcatgaaatgtgacaaagacgACATAG GTGTGGCGCCCATCGTGTTCAGCGGAGGTTTTGGGGGTGCGTGCCTGTGGCTGATGGTCTATCCTATGGACTGTGTCAAGTCTCGGATCCAGGTCATGTCTATGATGGGCAAACAGGCAGGGTTCTTCAGAACCTTCATGAACATCGCTCAGACTGAAG GTGTGAGGGCACTCTACTCTGGACTCACCCCCACCATGGTGCGCACCTTCCCTGCCAACGGAGCGCTCTTCCTGGGTTACGAGGCCAGCAGGAAGCTGATGATGAAGCAGTTTGACTGA
- the tm4sf21a gene encoding transmembrane 4 L6 family member 1: MCTGKCSRFIAVTLYPLAVISIICNIVLFFPDGDIKYAKDGHITEEVKYMGGLVGGGIMVLLPALYIHLTGQEGCCGNRCGMFLSIAFAAVGVAGALYSFIVAVLGLNNGPLCKVLLIWTTPFKNSDRNYLTDDTWWGTCTEPKNIVQFNIGLFATLLATSILQVILCAIQMINGLFGCLCGTCSNKGVV, translated from the exons aTGTGTACCGGAAAATGTTCCCGTTTCATCGCCGTTACTCTGTACCCATTAGCAGTCATTTCTATCATCTGTAACATAGTGTTGTTCTTTCCTGACGGGGATATCAAGTATGCCAAAGATGGACACATTACTGAGGAGGTGAAGTACATGGGGGGACTCGTTGGAGGGGGTATAATG GTGTTGCTCCCAGCACTTTACATCCACCTGACTGGACAAGAGGGGTGCTGTGGGAATCGCTGTGGG ATGTTCTTATCAATTGCCTTTGCTGCAGTGGGTGTGGCTGGTGCCCTGTACAGTTTCATTGTGGCTGTGCTCGGTCTGAACAACGGGCCCCTCTGCAAAGTCCTCCTGATTTGGACGACACCTTTTAAAAACAG TGACAGGAATTACCTGACTGACGACACGTGGTGGGGAACATGCACAGAGCCCAAGAACATTGTGCAGTTCAACATTGGATTGTTTGCCACTCTGCTGGCTACGAGCATCCTGCAGGTGATTCTCTGTGCCATCCAGATGATCAATGGACTCTTTGGATGTTTGTGTGGAACCTGCAGCAACAAAGGG gTAGTGTGA